One genomic window of Pelmatolapia mariae isolate MD_Pm_ZW linkage group LG5, Pm_UMD_F_2, whole genome shotgun sequence includes the following:
- the LOC134627716 gene encoding transcriptional regulator QRICH1-like isoform X1, with protein sequence MLTTSCHINCQYNETRHYCWCLASLLHCYLTQLIAHGPVTMNDQESGVVSFDEYVRQKARTVPQHRMKEFLESLAKGPEVLQEFSQQEGAATSTAMVYHQQGANCVYTDSTEVAGSLLELACPVQVTSTEMSPQLHQGSEQQLHVQVQIQEQQGQTVGQVLQVASPSQQDIQGISTAQLVQAGELTEEQQQQIQAQLVAAVAGGQQIQLSSGQQIQLQGMQHIQLPGGQQIQLQAGQQIQLQGGQQIQIQTIEAMTPAQQQDSTREAERRPSTIPTVLQPAKKRKMDVPLAVSYAVPQGQQVATVLAIPQGQQQSYVSLRPDLLTVDSAQLYSTTGTITGPQGETWTIPVYSTPQQQGVTHIAIPQETYSTVQVTTANGKDKMSPNSTSRSADVHSATTATQEEIVQTLFPAQFMNGNIHIPVAVQTVGGTYNTTQSVQIWDPNQQQSQGEDGQDQQLHLQGQVATEAQGEAPTEILVPVCLKPEEGLEVWRLWVKRKNAELSKRETTKLAPIGRRQPLRFQEDLVSSAVAELNLGLSLMTQEARGSEDEQFAPDVLYYVFLCIQKYLSENGRVDDIFNDPYYTRFCESLHKILHDWKPTVHPLGYIIPSHVTEEMLWECKQLGAHSPSTLLTTLMYFNTKYFRLITPEQHMKVAFSKVLRHSRKNPTNAKDKATSIRLLKGQGLHSAGQKGTDDMYEEQIEDPANPLRCPIKLYDFYLFKCPQSVKGRNDAYYMTPEPVVAPNSPMWYSSQPLTIQQVEQMLSRIIVVREIQEIIGVVPENLS encoded by the exons atgctaacaacTAGCTGTCACATAAACTGTCAATATAATGAAACGAGGCACTATTGTTGGTGCCTTGCTTCATTACTTCATTGCTATTTAACCCAGTTAATCGCTCATG GTCCAGTGACGATGAACGATCAGGAGAGTGGGGTGGTCTCCTTTGACGAATATGTGCGACAAAAGGCCCGCACTGTTCCTCAGCACAGGATGAAGGAGTTCCTGGAGTCTCTTGCCAAGGGCCCAGAGGTGCTGcaggagttcagccagcaggaAGGGGCAGCCACCAGCACAGCCATGGTGTACCATCAGCAGGGTGCCAACTGTGTTTACACAGACAGCACGGAGGTGGCAGGATCTCTCCTGGAGCTGGCCTGTCCA GTACAGGTGACCTCAACAGAGATGTCACCCCAGCTGCATCAAGGATCTGAACAGCAGCTTCACGTGCAG GTTCAGATCCAAGAACAGCAGGGCCAAACAGTTGGCCAGGTTCTTCAGGTGGCCTCCCCCTCTCAGCAGGACATACAGGGAATCTCAACAGCCCAGCTTGTGCAGGCAGGAGAGCtcacagaggagcagcagcagcag ATTCAGGCTCAGTTGGTTGCCGCCGTAGCTGGAGGACAACAAATCCAACTGTCAAGTGGCCAACAAATCCAGTTGCAGGGAATGCAGCATATTCAGCTGCCTGGGGGACAACAAATTCAACTTCAGGCCGGCCAGCAGATTCAGTTACAGGGTGGGCAACAAATCCAGATCCAGACCATTGAGGCCATGACTCCTGCTCAGCAACAGGACTCTACCAGGGAGGCAGAGCGGAGGCCCAGCACTATCCCCACTGTTCTCCAACCAGCCAAGAAGCGTAAGATGGATGTTCCCCTAGCTGTTTCGTATGCTGTTCCACAGGGGCAGCAGGTGGCTACAGTTTTAGCCATCCCTCAAGGGCAGCAGCAAAGTTATGTGTCCCTACGACCGGATTTGCTCACAGTTGACAGTGCTCAGCTGTACAGCACTACAGGAACAATCACAGGTCCCCAAGGTGAGACCTGGACCATCCCTGTGTACTCCACTCCACAGCAGCAGGGTGTAACTCACATTGCTATACCACAGGAGACGTATAGCACAGTGCAAGTAACTACCGCCAACGGCAAGGACAAAATGTCCCCAAATTCCACATCGAGATCTGCCGATGTGCATTCGGCCACCACTGCAACACAGGAAGAGATCGTGCAGACCCTCTTCCCAGCACAGTTCATGAACGGGAACATTCATATCCCCGTGGCAGTGCAGACCGTAGGAGGGACATACAACACTACACAGTCAGTGCAAATATGGGACCCAAATCAACAGCAGAGTCAAGGGGAAGATGGACAAGACCAGCAGCTCCATCTGCAG GGTCAAGTAGCCACTGAAGCTCAGGGCGAAGCACCCACAGAGATTCTGGTTCCTGTGTGTCTAAAGCCAGAGGAAGGGCTGGAGGTTTGGCGCCTTTGGGTGAagagaaaaaatgctgaactaAGCAAACGGGAAACAACAAAGCTTGCGCCCATAGGAC GTCGTCAGCCCCTGCGTTTTCAGGAAGATCTGGTATCCAGTGCAGTGGCAGAATTAAACTTGGGTCTTTCCCTGATGACACAGGAGGCACGAGGATCCGAGGACGAACAGTTTGCTCCCGATGTCCTGTATTATGTTTTCTTGTGTATACAGAAG taTCTGTCTGAAAATGGACGTGTGGATGATATTTTCAATGATCCATATTACACTCGATTTTGCGAAAGTTTACACAAAATCCTGCACGACTGGAAACCCACTGTGCATCCTTTAG GTTATATCATCCCAAGTCACGTGACAGAGGAGATGCTGTGGGAGTGTAAACAGCTTGGCGCACATTCACCTTCCACATTGCTCACAACTCTAATGTATTTCAACACTAA GTATTTCCGCCTGATAACACCTGAACAGCACATGAAAGTAGCTTTCTCTAAAGTCTTAAGACACTCAAGGAAGAACCCAACTAACGCCAAGGACAAAGCAACCAGTATTCGCCTTCTCAAAGGGCAAGGCCTACACAGTGCCGGACAAAAAG GAACCGATGACATGTATGAAGAGCAGATCGAGGATCCTGCGAATCCTCTTCGTTGTCCCATCAAACTTTACGACTTTTACCTCTTCAAATG CCCACAGAGCGTTAAAGGACGTAACGATGCGTACTACATGACTCCAGAGCCTGTCGTTGCACCAAACAGCCCGATGTGGTACTCCTCTCAGCCCCTCACAATTCAGCAGGTGGAACAAATGCTGTCTCGCATCATCGTGGTCAGAGAGATCCAGGAGATCATCGGTGTTGTTCCAGAAAATTTGAGCTAG
- the LOC134627716 gene encoding transcriptional regulator QRICH1-like isoform X3, whose amino-acid sequence MNDQESGVVSFDEYVRQKARTVPQHRMKEFLESLAKGPEVLQEFSQQEGAATSTAMVYHQQGANCVYTDSTEVAGSLLELACPVQVTSTEMSPQLHQGSEQQLHVQVQIQEQQGQTVGQVLQVASPSQQDIQGISTAQLVQAGELTEEQQQQIQAQLVAAVAGGQQIQLSSGQQIQLQGMQHIQLPGGQQIQLQAGQQIQLQGGQQIQIQTIEAMTPAQQQDSTREAERRPSTIPTVLQPAKKRKMDVPLAVSYAVPQGQQVATVLAIPQGQQQSYVSLRPDLLTVDSAQLYSTTGTITGPQGETWTIPVYSTPQQQGVTHIAIPQETYSTVQVTTANGKDKMSPNSTSRSADVHSATTATQEEIVQTLFPAQFMNGNIHIPVAVQTVGGTYNTTQSVQIWDPNQQQSQGEDGQDQQLHLQGQVATEAQGEAPTEILVPVCLKPEEGLEVWRLWVKRKNAELSKRETTKLAPIGRRQPLRFQEDLVSSAVAELNLGLSLMTQEARGSEDEQFAPDVLYYVFLCIQKYLSENGRVDDIFNDPYYTRFCESLHKILHDWKPTVHPLGYIIPSHVTEEMLWECKQLGAHSPSTLLTTLMYFNTKYFRLITPEQHMKVAFSKVLRHSRKNPTNAKDKATSIRLLKGQGLHSAGQKGTDDMYEEQIEDPANPLRCPIKLYDFYLFKCPQSVKGRNDAYYMTPEPVVAPNSPMWYSSQPLTIQQVEQMLSRIIVVREIQEIIGVVPENLS is encoded by the exons ATGAACGATCAGGAGAGTGGGGTGGTCTCCTTTGACGAATATGTGCGACAAAAGGCCCGCACTGTTCCTCAGCACAGGATGAAGGAGTTCCTGGAGTCTCTTGCCAAGGGCCCAGAGGTGCTGcaggagttcagccagcaggaAGGGGCAGCCACCAGCACAGCCATGGTGTACCATCAGCAGGGTGCCAACTGTGTTTACACAGACAGCACGGAGGTGGCAGGATCTCTCCTGGAGCTGGCCTGTCCA GTACAGGTGACCTCAACAGAGATGTCACCCCAGCTGCATCAAGGATCTGAACAGCAGCTTCACGTGCAG GTTCAGATCCAAGAACAGCAGGGCCAAACAGTTGGCCAGGTTCTTCAGGTGGCCTCCCCCTCTCAGCAGGACATACAGGGAATCTCAACAGCCCAGCTTGTGCAGGCAGGAGAGCtcacagaggagcagcagcagcag ATTCAGGCTCAGTTGGTTGCCGCCGTAGCTGGAGGACAACAAATCCAACTGTCAAGTGGCCAACAAATCCAGTTGCAGGGAATGCAGCATATTCAGCTGCCTGGGGGACAACAAATTCAACTTCAGGCCGGCCAGCAGATTCAGTTACAGGGTGGGCAACAAATCCAGATCCAGACCATTGAGGCCATGACTCCTGCTCAGCAACAGGACTCTACCAGGGAGGCAGAGCGGAGGCCCAGCACTATCCCCACTGTTCTCCAACCAGCCAAGAAGCGTAAGATGGATGTTCCCCTAGCTGTTTCGTATGCTGTTCCACAGGGGCAGCAGGTGGCTACAGTTTTAGCCATCCCTCAAGGGCAGCAGCAAAGTTATGTGTCCCTACGACCGGATTTGCTCACAGTTGACAGTGCTCAGCTGTACAGCACTACAGGAACAATCACAGGTCCCCAAGGTGAGACCTGGACCATCCCTGTGTACTCCACTCCACAGCAGCAGGGTGTAACTCACATTGCTATACCACAGGAGACGTATAGCACAGTGCAAGTAACTACCGCCAACGGCAAGGACAAAATGTCCCCAAATTCCACATCGAGATCTGCCGATGTGCATTCGGCCACCACTGCAACACAGGAAGAGATCGTGCAGACCCTCTTCCCAGCACAGTTCATGAACGGGAACATTCATATCCCCGTGGCAGTGCAGACCGTAGGAGGGACATACAACACTACACAGTCAGTGCAAATATGGGACCCAAATCAACAGCAGAGTCAAGGGGAAGATGGACAAGACCAGCAGCTCCATCTGCAG GGTCAAGTAGCCACTGAAGCTCAGGGCGAAGCACCCACAGAGATTCTGGTTCCTGTGTGTCTAAAGCCAGAGGAAGGGCTGGAGGTTTGGCGCCTTTGGGTGAagagaaaaaatgctgaactaAGCAAACGGGAAACAACAAAGCTTGCGCCCATAGGAC GTCGTCAGCCCCTGCGTTTTCAGGAAGATCTGGTATCCAGTGCAGTGGCAGAATTAAACTTGGGTCTTTCCCTGATGACACAGGAGGCACGAGGATCCGAGGACGAACAGTTTGCTCCCGATGTCCTGTATTATGTTTTCTTGTGTATACAGAAG taTCTGTCTGAAAATGGACGTGTGGATGATATTTTCAATGATCCATATTACACTCGATTTTGCGAAAGTTTACACAAAATCCTGCACGACTGGAAACCCACTGTGCATCCTTTAG GTTATATCATCCCAAGTCACGTGACAGAGGAGATGCTGTGGGAGTGTAAACAGCTTGGCGCACATTCACCTTCCACATTGCTCACAACTCTAATGTATTTCAACACTAA GTATTTCCGCCTGATAACACCTGAACAGCACATGAAAGTAGCTTTCTCTAAAGTCTTAAGACACTCAAGGAAGAACCCAACTAACGCCAAGGACAAAGCAACCAGTATTCGCCTTCTCAAAGGGCAAGGCCTACACAGTGCCGGACAAAAAG GAACCGATGACATGTATGAAGAGCAGATCGAGGATCCTGCGAATCCTCTTCGTTGTCCCATCAAACTTTACGACTTTTACCTCTTCAAATG CCCACAGAGCGTTAAAGGACGTAACGATGCGTACTACATGACTCCAGAGCCTGTCGTTGCACCAAACAGCCCGATGTGGTACTCCTCTCAGCCCCTCACAATTCAGCAGGTGGAACAAATGCTGTCTCGCATCATCGTGGTCAGAGAGATCCAGGAGATCATCGGTGTTGTTCCAGAAAATTTGAGCTAG
- the LOC134627716 gene encoding transcriptional regulator QRICH1-like isoform X2 has product MSCPVTMNDQESGVVSFDEYVRQKARTVPQHRMKEFLESLAKGPEVLQEFSQQEGAATSTAMVYHQQGANCVYTDSTEVAGSLLELACPVQVTSTEMSPQLHQGSEQQLHVQVQIQEQQGQTVGQVLQVASPSQQDIQGISTAQLVQAGELTEEQQQQIQAQLVAAVAGGQQIQLSSGQQIQLQGMQHIQLPGGQQIQLQAGQQIQLQGGQQIQIQTIEAMTPAQQQDSTREAERRPSTIPTVLQPAKKRKMDVPLAVSYAVPQGQQVATVLAIPQGQQQSYVSLRPDLLTVDSAQLYSTTGTITGPQGETWTIPVYSTPQQQGVTHIAIPQETYSTVQVTTANGKDKMSPNSTSRSADVHSATTATQEEIVQTLFPAQFMNGNIHIPVAVQTVGGTYNTTQSVQIWDPNQQQSQGEDGQDQQLHLQGQVATEAQGEAPTEILVPVCLKPEEGLEVWRLWVKRKNAELSKRETTKLAPIGRRQPLRFQEDLVSSAVAELNLGLSLMTQEARGSEDEQFAPDVLYYVFLCIQKYLSENGRVDDIFNDPYYTRFCESLHKILHDWKPTVHPLGYIIPSHVTEEMLWECKQLGAHSPSTLLTTLMYFNTKYFRLITPEQHMKVAFSKVLRHSRKNPTNAKDKATSIRLLKGQGLHSAGQKGTDDMYEEQIEDPANPLRCPIKLYDFYLFKCPQSVKGRNDAYYMTPEPVVAPNSPMWYSSQPLTIQQVEQMLSRIIVVREIQEIIGVVPENLS; this is encoded by the exons ATGTCAT GTCCAGTGACGATGAACGATCAGGAGAGTGGGGTGGTCTCCTTTGACGAATATGTGCGACAAAAGGCCCGCACTGTTCCTCAGCACAGGATGAAGGAGTTCCTGGAGTCTCTTGCCAAGGGCCCAGAGGTGCTGcaggagttcagccagcaggaAGGGGCAGCCACCAGCACAGCCATGGTGTACCATCAGCAGGGTGCCAACTGTGTTTACACAGACAGCACGGAGGTGGCAGGATCTCTCCTGGAGCTGGCCTGTCCA GTACAGGTGACCTCAACAGAGATGTCACCCCAGCTGCATCAAGGATCTGAACAGCAGCTTCACGTGCAG GTTCAGATCCAAGAACAGCAGGGCCAAACAGTTGGCCAGGTTCTTCAGGTGGCCTCCCCCTCTCAGCAGGACATACAGGGAATCTCAACAGCCCAGCTTGTGCAGGCAGGAGAGCtcacagaggagcagcagcagcag ATTCAGGCTCAGTTGGTTGCCGCCGTAGCTGGAGGACAACAAATCCAACTGTCAAGTGGCCAACAAATCCAGTTGCAGGGAATGCAGCATATTCAGCTGCCTGGGGGACAACAAATTCAACTTCAGGCCGGCCAGCAGATTCAGTTACAGGGTGGGCAACAAATCCAGATCCAGACCATTGAGGCCATGACTCCTGCTCAGCAACAGGACTCTACCAGGGAGGCAGAGCGGAGGCCCAGCACTATCCCCACTGTTCTCCAACCAGCCAAGAAGCGTAAGATGGATGTTCCCCTAGCTGTTTCGTATGCTGTTCCACAGGGGCAGCAGGTGGCTACAGTTTTAGCCATCCCTCAAGGGCAGCAGCAAAGTTATGTGTCCCTACGACCGGATTTGCTCACAGTTGACAGTGCTCAGCTGTACAGCACTACAGGAACAATCACAGGTCCCCAAGGTGAGACCTGGACCATCCCTGTGTACTCCACTCCACAGCAGCAGGGTGTAACTCACATTGCTATACCACAGGAGACGTATAGCACAGTGCAAGTAACTACCGCCAACGGCAAGGACAAAATGTCCCCAAATTCCACATCGAGATCTGCCGATGTGCATTCGGCCACCACTGCAACACAGGAAGAGATCGTGCAGACCCTCTTCCCAGCACAGTTCATGAACGGGAACATTCATATCCCCGTGGCAGTGCAGACCGTAGGAGGGACATACAACACTACACAGTCAGTGCAAATATGGGACCCAAATCAACAGCAGAGTCAAGGGGAAGATGGACAAGACCAGCAGCTCCATCTGCAG GGTCAAGTAGCCACTGAAGCTCAGGGCGAAGCACCCACAGAGATTCTGGTTCCTGTGTGTCTAAAGCCAGAGGAAGGGCTGGAGGTTTGGCGCCTTTGGGTGAagagaaaaaatgctgaactaAGCAAACGGGAAACAACAAAGCTTGCGCCCATAGGAC GTCGTCAGCCCCTGCGTTTTCAGGAAGATCTGGTATCCAGTGCAGTGGCAGAATTAAACTTGGGTCTTTCCCTGATGACACAGGAGGCACGAGGATCCGAGGACGAACAGTTTGCTCCCGATGTCCTGTATTATGTTTTCTTGTGTATACAGAAG taTCTGTCTGAAAATGGACGTGTGGATGATATTTTCAATGATCCATATTACACTCGATTTTGCGAAAGTTTACACAAAATCCTGCACGACTGGAAACCCACTGTGCATCCTTTAG GTTATATCATCCCAAGTCACGTGACAGAGGAGATGCTGTGGGAGTGTAAACAGCTTGGCGCACATTCACCTTCCACATTGCTCACAACTCTAATGTATTTCAACACTAA GTATTTCCGCCTGATAACACCTGAACAGCACATGAAAGTAGCTTTCTCTAAAGTCTTAAGACACTCAAGGAAGAACCCAACTAACGCCAAGGACAAAGCAACCAGTATTCGCCTTCTCAAAGGGCAAGGCCTACACAGTGCCGGACAAAAAG GAACCGATGACATGTATGAAGAGCAGATCGAGGATCCTGCGAATCCTCTTCGTTGTCCCATCAAACTTTACGACTTTTACCTCTTCAAATG CCCACAGAGCGTTAAAGGACGTAACGATGCGTACTACATGACTCCAGAGCCTGTCGTTGCACCAAACAGCCCGATGTGGTACTCCTCTCAGCCCCTCACAATTCAGCAGGTGGAACAAATGCTGTCTCGCATCATCGTGGTCAGAGAGATCCAGGAGATCATCGGTGTTGTTCCAGAAAATTTGAGCTAG